A single region of the Streptomyces sp. NBC_00425 genome encodes:
- the trxB gene encoding thioredoxin-disulfide reductase, which produces MSDVRNVIIIGSGPAGYTAALYTARASLKPLVFEGAVTAGGALMNTTEVENFPGFQDGIMGPELMDNMRAQAERFGAELIPDDIVSVDLTGEIKTVTDTSGTIHRAKAVIVTTGSQHRKLGLPNEDALSGRGVSWCATCDGFFFKDQDIAVIGGGDTAMEEATFLSRFAKSVTIVHRRDTLRASKAMQERAFADPKIKFVWDSEVAEIHGDPKLAGLKLRNLKTGELSDLAVTGLFIAIGHDPRTELFKGQLDLDEEGYLKVAAPSTRTNLTGVFAAGDVVDHTYRQAITAAGTGCSSALDAERYLAALADEEQAEPEKTTV; this is translated from the coding sequence GTGAGCGACGTCCGTAACGTGATCATCATCGGCTCCGGTCCTGCCGGCTACACCGCCGCGCTGTACACCGCGCGTGCGTCGCTGAAGCCGCTGGTGTTCGAAGGCGCCGTCACCGCGGGCGGTGCTCTGATGAACACCACCGAGGTCGAGAACTTTCCCGGCTTCCAGGACGGCATCATGGGCCCCGAGCTCATGGACAACATGCGCGCCCAGGCCGAGCGGTTCGGTGCCGAGCTGATCCCCGACGACATCGTCTCCGTGGACCTCACCGGTGAGATCAAGACCGTCACGGACACCTCCGGCACGATCCACCGCGCCAAGGCCGTCATCGTCACCACCGGATCCCAGCACCGCAAGCTCGGCCTGCCGAACGAGGACGCTCTGTCCGGCCGTGGCGTCTCCTGGTGTGCCACCTGTGACGGCTTCTTCTTCAAGGACCAGGACATCGCCGTGATCGGCGGCGGTGACACCGCGATGGAGGAGGCCACGTTCCTCTCGCGCTTCGCCAAGTCCGTGACGATCGTCCACCGCCGTGACACGCTGCGCGCCTCCAAGGCGATGCAGGAGCGTGCCTTCGCCGACCCGAAGATCAAGTTCGTCTGGGACAGCGAGGTCGCGGAAATCCACGGTGACCCGAAGCTGGCCGGGCTGAAGCTGCGCAACCTCAAGACCGGCGAGCTGTCGGATCTGGCGGTGACCGGTCTGTTCATCGCCATCGGCCACGACCCGCGCACCGAGCTCTTCAAGGGCCAGCTCGACCTCGACGAGGAGGGCTACCTGAAGGTCGCCGCCCCGTCCACCCGCACCAACCTCACCGGTGTCTTCGCCGCCGGCGACGTCGTGGACCACACCTACCGCCAGGCGATCACCGCAGCCGGCACCGGCTGTTCCTCCGCTCTCGACGCTGAGCGCTACCTGGCCGCGCTCGCGGACGAGGAGCAGGCCGAGCCCGAGAAGACCACTGTCTGA
- the sigM gene encoding RNA polymerase sigma factor SigM has protein sequence MGTEDSDTRLLALHVEGDPDAFGELVRRHRDRLWAVALRTLGDREEAADAVQDALVSAYRAAHTFRGQSAVTTWLHRITVNACLDRARKAASRKTSPVDDAERLEQLLEPHESASAPAERNDLHRQLIEALGTLPPDQRAALVLVDMQGYPVAEAARVLDVPTGTVKSRCARGRARLLPLLTHLRPGGGDADRNPEAGGRESGPGRNRAQGASVPPAAEPHVEGPDSAGTGDSAAVKGGGGRA, from the coding sequence GTGGGCACCGAGGATTCCGATACCCGCCTCCTCGCTCTTCACGTCGAGGGGGATCCGGACGCCTTCGGGGAGCTTGTGCGGCGTCATCGTGACCGCCTCTGGGCGGTGGCCCTGCGTACGCTGGGAGACCGCGAGGAAGCCGCTGACGCCGTCCAGGACGCTCTCGTGTCCGCCTACCGGGCCGCGCACACCTTCCGAGGCCAGTCAGCCGTCACGACCTGGCTGCACCGCATCACGGTCAACGCCTGTCTGGACCGAGCCCGCAAGGCCGCTTCACGCAAGACCTCGCCGGTCGACGACGCCGAGCGGCTCGAGCAGTTGCTGGAGCCGCACGAGTCCGCATCCGCGCCTGCGGAACGCAACGACCTGCACCGCCAGCTCATCGAGGCGCTCGGCACCCTGCCGCCCGATCAGCGGGCCGCGCTGGTCCTCGTGGACATGCAGGGCTACCCCGTCGCCGAGGCCGCCCGCGTGCTCGACGTGCCGACAGGGACGGTCAAGAGCCGCTGCGCCCGTGGCCGAGCGAGACTCCTGCCCCTGCTCACCCATCTACGGCCGGGCGGCGGTGACGCCGACAGGAATCCCGAGGCCGGCGGAAGAGAAAGCGGTCCAGGACGGAACCGGGCGCAGGGGGCATCCGTCCCACCGGCAGCGGAACCTCACGTCGAGGGTCCGGACAGCGCCGGGACGGGCGATTCAGCTGCTGTGAAGGGCGGAGGTGGGCGGGCGTGA
- a CDS encoding anti-sigma factor family protein codes for MTSTTDTTGHPDVAEISDLTEGLLDPARSAAVRRHLDSCTLCADVHASLEEIQGLLGSLPEPPRMPDDVARRIDAALASEALQSAAPPGDRADDVHETPASVTADAEAEGEGEGEGEAAGVSRETAAASGRPSGHARSATTGPGRRLHKGQEGQRDRRNRKRLGRRRAAVLGAVFTAAALGLGSVLVSSFMDGGSPGTSAQQTAGPDTFSTSKLEGQVAALLTKAGVSRTPQSMGIHGETDSETGSGTGNGSPRVLRQPTVPSCVQQGIGRSDTALATEEGTYHGTAALLVVLPDASDSTRVDAYIVDKACATHPSAGPADVLLTTSYPRH; via the coding sequence GTGACATCGACGACGGACACGACCGGGCACCCGGATGTCGCGGAGATCTCCGACCTCACCGAGGGCCTTCTCGATCCCGCCCGGAGCGCCGCGGTCCGCCGGCACCTGGACTCCTGCACCCTCTGCGCGGACGTCCACGCTTCGCTGGAGGAGATCCAAGGCCTCCTCGGCTCTCTGCCCGAACCGCCGCGGATGCCGGACGACGTCGCCCGCCGTATCGACGCCGCCCTCGCCTCCGAGGCCCTGCAGAGCGCCGCGCCCCCCGGTGACCGTGCCGACGATGTCCACGAAACGCCCGCCTCCGTCACCGCCGACGCAGAAGCGGAAGGGGAAGGGGAAGGGGAAGGGGAAGCGGCCGGTGTTTCACGTGAAACAGCGGCGGCGTCGGGCCGCCCCTCGGGGCATGCCCGCAGCGCAACCACGGGGCCGGGCCGGAGACTTCACAAGGGCCAGGAAGGCCAGAGGGACCGCAGGAACCGCAAGCGGCTCGGTCGCCGCCGGGCAGCCGTCCTCGGCGCGGTCTTCACCGCTGCGGCGCTGGGACTCGGCTCGGTCCTGGTGTCGTCCTTCATGGACGGCGGGAGCCCAGGCACCTCGGCGCAGCAGACCGCCGGGCCGGACACCTTCTCCACGAGCAAGCTCGAGGGCCAGGTCGCCGCTCTCCTGACCAAGGCCGGAGTCTCCCGCACCCCGCAGAGCATGGGCATCCACGGAGAGACCGACAGCGAGACCGGCAGCGGGACCGGCAACGGGTCGCCGCGGGTCCTGCGACAGCCCACGGTTCCGTCGTGCGTACAGCAGGGGATCGGACGCAGCGACACGGCTCTCGCCACCGAAGAGGGCACCTACCACGGGACGGCAGCTCTGCTCGTCGTGCTTCCCGACGCATCGGACAGCACACGGGTCGACGCCTACATCGTGGACAAGGCCTGTGCGACTCACCCGTCGGCGGGTCCGGCCGACGTTCTCCTGACGACCTCTTACCCCCGTCACTGA